In Streptomyces violaceusniger Tu 4113, one DNA window encodes the following:
- a CDS encoding AAA family ATPase, which yields MRLHRLAVTAFGPFGATQGIDFDELSAAGLFLLHGPTGAGKTSVLDAVCYALYGQVPGARQGNGLSLRSDHAEPLTPTEVVLEFTAGERRLEITRRPEQPRPKKRGTGMTREKAQTLLREYAPAAASASVSGSASGPGQWKALSRSHQEIGEEMGQLLGMSREQFCQVVLLPQGDFARFLRADELARGKLLGKLFDTGRFAAVEERLAELRRAAEKRVATGDERLLALAHRMGQAAGRTTELDGHPLPEPTPGEPGLADAVLEWAAVARTGARERRDIALSAVRAAEAAHDAAQRAADATRERAELQRRHAEARRRADDLERQRPDHDRLRELLERARAADAVVPALDLRTAAARDHDTAETTERQARARLTAEPGLAASALAVIADIPDQRTPAAPATSPGTSLPAQGTATPDETTRHARGAAVAHGGHGRGAWPGPASSGEARASGREAVASGERAPYGSDASAVLGEADAEWLGRVERRVREELGALGAARRGEARAEAVVGEIGALDGEARADDEAIEEAAEWLAGWEETHRAHQRRIEAAQEAVNQAEQLGGRIEPAERRLEAARRRDRLAGQEREARDELLRAREGAAAARQHWLDLKEARLRGIAAELAAGLREGEPCAVCGATEHPGPARPGAGHVDRTAEETALADYQRAEEVREEAERTRNALREAHAGAEATAEGEDAAELDRALAELRAAYAEARDAAADGHAARAALDRAEGEHARRTAQRQEAERRAAARTSRRETLARERAALLAELERARGADATVAERAARLERQAGLLAHAAEAARAADAAATRLKEADARLADAAYRAGFATPEQAAEAVLPPDRQREARRRLDAWQTESAAAGAELSDARVLAAAQAPPADPVAAQTAADAATRALREVSAADAAARTRCEDLDALSAQAVADARRLAPLRAEHDRIARLASLAAGTSTDNERRMRLEAYVLAARLEQVAAAASARLRHMSSGRYTLVHSDARSGGRGRSGLGLHVIDAWTGSERDTATLSGGETFSASLALALGLADVVTDEAGGVRLDTLFIDEGFGSLDEQTLDEVMDVLDSLRERDRTVGIVSHVADLRRRIPAQLEVVKGREGSAVRHRTAAAH from the coding sequence GACGCGGTCTGCTACGCGCTGTACGGCCAGGTGCCCGGCGCCCGCCAGGGCAACGGGCTCTCGCTGCGCAGCGACCACGCCGAACCGCTGACCCCGACCGAGGTCGTTCTCGAATTCACCGCCGGGGAGCGGCGCTTGGAGATCACCCGGCGCCCCGAGCAGCCGCGCCCCAAGAAGCGGGGCACGGGCATGACCCGGGAGAAGGCGCAGACCCTGCTGCGCGAGTACGCCCCGGCAGCGGCGTCCGCTTCGGTATCCGGCTCGGCTTCCGGGCCGGGGCAGTGGAAGGCACTCAGCCGCTCCCACCAGGAGATCGGCGAGGAGATGGGGCAGTTGCTCGGCATGAGCCGGGAGCAGTTCTGCCAGGTGGTGCTCTTGCCGCAGGGCGACTTCGCCCGCTTTCTGCGCGCGGACGAACTGGCGCGCGGCAAGCTGCTGGGCAAGCTGTTCGACACCGGCCGCTTCGCCGCCGTCGAGGAACGGCTGGCGGAGCTGCGGCGGGCGGCGGAGAAGCGGGTCGCGACCGGGGACGAGCGGCTGCTCGCACTCGCCCATCGGATGGGGCAGGCGGCGGGCCGCACCACGGAGCTCGACGGGCATCCGCTGCCCGAGCCGACCCCCGGTGAACCGGGGCTGGCCGACGCCGTCCTGGAGTGGGCCGCCGTCGCCCGCACCGGCGCGCGCGAACGGCGGGACATCGCGCTCTCCGCCGTACGGGCCGCCGAGGCGGCCCACGACGCCGCCCAGCGGGCCGCCGACGCGACACGCGAACGGGCCGAACTGCAGCGCCGCCACGCCGAGGCCCGCCGCCGGGCGGACGACCTCGAACGGCAGCGGCCCGACCACGACCGGCTGCGCGAGCTGCTGGAACGAGCCCGCGCGGCCGACGCGGTGGTCCCCGCACTCGACCTGCGCACCGCCGCCGCCCGCGACCACGACACCGCCGAAACCACCGAACGCCAGGCCCGCGCCCGCCTGACCGCCGAACCCGGCCTTGCGGCGTCGGCCCTCGCGGTGATCGCGGACATCCCCGACCAACGCACGCCCGCTGCCCCGGCGACATCGCCCGGCACGTCCCTGCCCGCACAGGGCACCGCGACCCCGGACGAGACCACCCGGCACGCGAGGGGCGCGGCGGTTGCGCACGGCGGGCACGGACGAGGGGCTTGGCCGGGCCCGGCGTCATCCGGTGAAGCGCGCGCTTCGGGGCGGGAGGCGGTGGCCTCGGGCGAACGTGCTCCGTACGGCTCGGACGCGTCCGCGGTGCTCGGCGAGGCCGATGCCGAGTGGTTGGGGCGGGTTGAGCGGCGGGTGCGGGAGGAGCTTGGGGCGTTGGGGGCCGCGCGGCGGGGGGAGGCGCGGGCGGAGGCCGTGGTCGGCGAGATCGGTGCGCTCGACGGGGAGGCCCGTGCCGACGACGAGGCGATCGAGGAGGCCGCCGAGTGGCTCGCCGGGTGGGAGGAGACCCACCGGGCGCATCAGCGGCGGATCGAGGCCGCGCAGGAGGCCGTCAACCAGGCCGAGCAGTTGGGCGGGCGGATCGAGCCCGCCGAGCGGCGTCTTGAGGCCGCCCGGCGGCGGGACCGGCTCGCCGGGCAGGAGCGGGAGGCGCGGGACGAGCTGTTGCGCGCCCGCGAGGGGGCCGCCGCCGCGCGGCAGCACTGGCTCGACCTCAAGGAGGCCCGGCTGCGCGGCATCGCCGCCGAGCTGGCGGCCGGGCTGCGCGAGGGGGAGCCCTGTGCGGTGTGCGGGGCGACCGAGCACCCGGGTCCGGCCCGGCCCGGGGCCGGGCATGTGGACCGTACGGCGGAGGAGACCGCGCTGGCGGACTACCAGCGTGCCGAGGAGGTCCGCGAAGAGGCCGAGCGCACGCGGAACGCGCTACGGGAGGCCCACGCGGGCGCGGAGGCCACGGCGGAGGGCGAGGACGCGGCCGAACTCGACCGGGCCTTGGCCGAGTTGCGGGCCGCGTACGCCGAGGCCCGTGACGCGGCGGCCGACGGGCACGCCGCCCGCGCGGCCCTGGACCGGGCCGAGGGCGAGCACGCACGGCGTACGGCGCAGCGGCAGGAGGCCGAGCGGCGGGCGGCCGCCCGCACCTCGCGCCGCGAAACCCTGGCCCGGGAGCGGGCCGCGCTGCTGGCGGAGCTGGAGCGGGCGCGCGGCGCGGACGCCACCGTCGCCGAGCGTGCGGCGCGGCTCGAGCGGCAGGCGGGGCTGCTGGCCCACGCCGCCGAGGCGGCGCGGGCTGCCGACGCGGCCGCGACCCGGCTGAAGGAGGCCGACGCCCGGCTCGCGGACGCCGCGTACCGGGCCGGGTTCGCGACTCCGGAGCAGGCCGCCGAGGCCGTGCTGCCCCCGGACCGGCAGCGCGAGGCGCGCCGTCGTCTCGACGCATGGCAGACGGAGTCGGCGGCGGCCGGGGCCGAGCTGTCCGACGCCAGGGTGCTCGCCGCCGCGCAGGCGCCGCCCGCCGACCCCGTGGCGGCGCAGACGGCGGCCGACGCGGCCACCCGCGCGCTGCGCGAGGTCTCGGCCGCGGACGCCGCGGCCCGCACCCGCTGCGAGGACCTCGACGCGCTCTCCGCGCAGGCGGTCGCGGACGCCCGCAGGCTCGCCCCGCTGCGCGCGGAGCACGACCGGATCGCCCGCCTCGCCTCGCTCGCCGCGGGCACCTCCACGGACAACGAGCGCAGGATGCGGCTGGAGGCGTATGTTCTGGCGGCCCGGCTGGAGCAGGTCGCGGCGGCGGCGAGCGCCCGGCTGCGCCACATGTCCTCCGGGCGTTACACCTTGGTGCACTCCGACGCCCGCTCCGGCGGGCGCGGCCGCTCCGGTCTCGGACTGCATGTCATCGACGCCTGGACCGGCAGCGAACGCGACACCGCCACCCTCTCCGGCGGCGAGACCTTCTCCGCCTCGCTCGCCCTCGCGCTGGGCCTGGCGGACGTGGTCACCGACGAGGCGGGCGGGGTCCGCCTGGACACCCTCTTCATCGACGAGGGGTTCGGCAGCCTCGACGAGCAGACCCTGGACGAGGTCATGGACGTGCTCGACTCGCTGCGCGAGCGGGACCGTACGGTCGGCATCGTCAGCCATGTCGCCGATCTGCGCCGGCGGATCCCCGCCCAGTTGGAGGTCGTCAAGGGCCGAGAGGGCTCGGCCGTACGCCACCGTACGGCCGCCGCGCACTAG
- a CDS encoding IS982 family transposase: MTNDLNTLATALYARIDDELKASPWLAPARPAVGIAPRLSDAELLTLAVMSAVLGYTSERRWLRRVDQDFRHLFPRVPQQSGYNKRLRAASSLLISMIRILARDTSLWSDDVWLVDSTPVGCGCSRETAKRSDLAGWAQYGYCASHSRYFWGLRLHLVCTLGGLPVLFALTGAKADERETLRDMLDTAPDVTASHPGQTIIADKNYYGYEFEHDLAERHLVLLRPARKGEPERAGAHLFKPLRQVIESINQTLKGQLDLERHGGKSPRGVVARVLCRILALTAAVWHNDLTRQPVKRSLIAYDH, translated from the coding sequence GTGACGAACGACCTGAACACCCTCGCAACGGCACTGTACGCCCGGATCGACGATGAGTTGAAGGCTTCGCCGTGGCTGGCCCCGGCGCGGCCCGCGGTGGGGATCGCTCCCCGGCTCAGTGACGCGGAGCTGCTCACGCTCGCTGTGATGTCGGCGGTGCTCGGCTACACCTCCGAGCGGCGCTGGCTGCGCCGTGTCGACCAGGACTTCCGCCATCTCTTTCCCCGTGTGCCCCAGCAGTCTGGCTACAACAAGCGCCTGCGTGCCGCGTCGTCCCTGCTCATCAGCATGATCCGGATTCTGGCCCGGGACACCTCGCTGTGGAGCGACGACGTGTGGCTGGTCGACTCCACCCCGGTCGGCTGCGGATGTTCCCGGGAAACAGCCAAACGCTCGGACCTGGCCGGATGGGCCCAGTACGGCTACTGCGCATCCCACTCCCGGTACTTCTGGGGGCTGCGGCTGCACCTGGTGTGCACGCTCGGCGGCCTGCCGGTCCTGTTCGCGCTGACCGGCGCCAAGGCCGATGAACGCGAAACGCTGAGGGACATGCTCGACACCGCGCCGGACGTGACCGCCTCCCACCCCGGACAGACGATCATCGCCGACAAGAACTACTACGGCTACGAGTTCGAGCACGACCTCGCGGAGCGTCACCTCGTCCTGCTGCGGCCAGCCCGCAAGGGCGAGCCCGAGCGGGCCGGAGCGCACCTGTTCAAGCCCCTTCGCCAGGTCATCGAGTCGATCAACCAGACTCTCAAAGGCCAGCTCGATCTGGAACGGCATGGCGGCAAGAGCCCACGTGGCGTGGTCGCACGCGTTCTGTGCCGGATCCTCGCGCTGACCGCGGCCGTCTGGCACAACGACCTCACCAGACAGCCGGTCAAGCGATCACTGATCGCCTATGACCACTGA
- a CDS encoding DUF885 domain-containing protein, with protein MSDTKNAPLPRQVADSYVDALIELDPITGTYLGVPESSRRLPDFSPDGAEAVADLSRTTLARLAEAEARPGADSDAERRCARLLRERLTAELAVHDAHEGLRAVSNLSSPLHSVRGIFTVMPSQTEEDWSAVAARLRAVPAALEGYRASLAEGLRRSLPAGPRQVATVLDQLTEWIGTDGGWFADFTAGGPDALRGELDEAAAAARGALVELRDWLRGTYAPAIEGAADVVGRERYRRWARMWNGTDLDLDEAYAYGWAEFHRIHAEMRTEAEKILPGANPWEALRHLDTHGAHIEGVEETRVWLQELMDEAIEELNGTHFDLAERVKRVESMIAPPGSAAAPYYTQPSVDFSRPGRTWLPTMGETRFPVYDLVSTWYHEGVPGHHLQLAQWAHVSDQLSRYQATVGMVSANAEGWALYAERLMDELGFLSDPERRLGYLDAQMMRALRVIVDIGMHLELDIPADSPFHPGERWTPELAREFFGLHCGRPAEFLDSELVRYLGMPGQAIGYKLGERAWLTGREAARKAHGDAFDAKKWHMAALSQGSLGLDDLVEELSAL; from the coding sequence ATGTCCGATACCAAGAACGCTCCGCTGCCCCGTCAGGTCGCCGACAGCTATGTCGACGCCCTCATCGAACTCGACCCGATCACCGGCACCTACCTGGGCGTTCCCGAAAGCTCCCGGCGCCTCCCGGACTTCTCCCCCGACGGGGCCGAGGCCGTCGCCGACCTCTCCCGCACCACCCTGGCCCGGCTGGCCGAGGCCGAGGCGCGCCCCGGGGCGGACAGCGACGCCGAGCGGCGTTGCGCCCGGCTGCTGCGGGAGCGGCTGACCGCCGAGCTCGCCGTGCACGACGCCCACGAGGGGCTGCGCGCGGTCAGCAACCTGAGCTCCCCGCTGCACTCGGTGCGCGGCATCTTCACCGTGATGCCCAGCCAGACCGAGGAGGACTGGTCGGCCGTCGCGGCCCGGCTGCGCGCCGTACCGGCCGCACTGGAGGGTTACCGCGCCTCGCTCGCCGAGGGGCTGCGGCGCAGCCTGCCGGCCGGCCCCCGGCAGGTGGCCACGGTCCTCGATCAGTTGACGGAGTGGATCGGCACGGACGGCGGCTGGTTCGCCGACTTCACCGCCGGGGGGCCCGACGCGCTGCGCGGTGAGCTGGACGAGGCGGCCGCCGCGGCGAGGGGCGCGCTGGTCGAGCTCCGCGACTGGCTGCGCGGGACCTACGCCCCGGCCATCGAGGGCGCCGCCGATGTGGTGGGGCGCGAGCGCTACCGCCGCTGGGCCCGGATGTGGAACGGCACCGATCTCGACCTGGACGAGGCGTACGCGTACGGCTGGGCGGAATTCCACCGTATCCACGCCGAGATGCGCACCGAGGCCGAGAAGATCCTGCCCGGCGCCAACCCGTGGGAGGCGCTGCGCCACCTCGACACCCACGGTGCCCATATCGAGGGCGTCGAGGAGACGCGGGTGTGGCTGCAGGAGCTGATGGACGAGGCCATCGAGGAGCTGAACGGCACCCACTTCGACCTGGCCGAGCGGGTCAAGCGGGTCGAGTCGATGATCGCCCCGCCGGGCAGCGCGGCGGCGCCGTACTACACCCAGCCGTCGGTGGACTTCTCCCGCCCCGGCCGGACCTGGCTGCCCACGATGGGCGAGACCCGCTTCCCCGTCTACGACCTGGTCTCCACCTGGTACCACGAGGGCGTCCCCGGCCACCATCTGCAGCTCGCCCAGTGGGCACACGTCTCCGACCAGCTCTCCCGCTACCAGGCCACGGTCGGCATGGTCAGCGCCAACGCCGAGGGCTGGGCGCTGTACGCGGAGCGGCTCATGGACGAGCTGGGCTTCCTGTCGGACCCGGAGCGGCGGCTGGGCTATCTGGACGCGCAGATGATGCGGGCGCTGCGGGTGATCGTCGACATCGGGATGCATCTGGAGCTGGACATCCCCGCCGATTCGCCCTTCCACCCCGGTGAGCGGTGGACCCCGGAGCTGGCGCGCGAGTTCTTCGGGCTGCACTGCGGCCGTCCGGCGGAGTTCCTCGACAGTGAGCTGGTGCGCTATCTGGGCATGCCGGGCCAGGCCATCGGCTACAAGCTGGGCGAGCGGGCCTGGCTGACGGGGCGGGAGGCGGCCCGTAAGGCGCACGGCGACGCCTTCGACGCCAAGAAGTGGCATATGGCGGCGCTGTCGCAGGGTTCGCTGGGGCTTGACGACCTGGTGGAGGAGCTGTCGGCGCTCTGA
- a CDS encoding Lrp/AsnC family transcriptional regulator — translation MAETVALDPVDLQILRLLQNDARTTYRDLAAQVGVAPSTCLDRVTRLRRSGVILGHELRLDPTKLGRGLEALLSVQLRPHRRELVGPFVERIRALPESRALFHLAGPDDYLVHVAVADTADLQRLVLDEFTSRREVTRVETRLIFQQWSCGPLLPPARDGSAIS, via the coding sequence ATGGCCGAAACCGTCGCTCTCGATCCGGTGGACCTCCAGATTCTGCGGCTGCTGCAGAACGACGCCCGGACCACCTACCGCGATCTGGCCGCCCAGGTCGGCGTGGCGCCCTCGACCTGTCTGGACCGGGTGACCCGGCTGCGCCGCTCCGGCGTGATCCTCGGCCATGAACTCCGTCTGGACCCCACCAAGCTGGGACGCGGTCTCGAGGCCCTGCTCTCGGTCCAGCTACGGCCCCACCGCCGGGAACTGGTCGGCCCGTTCGTGGAGCGGATCCGGGCACTGCCCGAGTCCCGGGCGCTCTTCCACCTCGCCGGGCCGGACGACTATCTGGTGCATGTCGCGGTGGCCGACACCGCCGATCTGCAGCGGCTGGTGCTGGACGAGTTCACCTCGCGCCGCGAGGTGACCCGGGTCGAGACCCGGCTGATCTTCCAGCAGTGGAGCTGCGGCCCGCTGCTGCCGCCCGCCCGAGACGGCTCGGCAATCTCGTAG
- a CDS encoding PLP-dependent transferase, with product MGTTGATGTTGTTPGTRGPRGEAGRRAFATEAVHAGREDLPAMGLHAVPLDLSTTYPSYDSRQEAARIDAFAATGARPDGPPVYARLDNPTVARFETALARLEGTESAVAFASGMAALSACLLARGSQGLRHVVAVRPLYGCSDHLLDAGLLGTEVTWVDPAGIAEAIRPDTGLVMVETPANPTLAEVDLRAVAHSCGTVPLLADNTFATPVLQRPAERGASAVLHSATKYLGGHGDVMGGVVACDEEFARALRQVRFATGGVLHPLAGYLLLRGLSTLPVRMRAASATAAELARRLAADPRVARVHYPRIGGAMVAFETRGDPHAVISGVRLITPAVSLGSVDTLIQHPASISHRIVAEGDRHSSGIGDRLLRMSVGLEDVADVWRDLDQALDGGPAGRGAHRAERAAYSDVPAGLSASAAAGGPVPVPGPGGR from the coding sequence ATGGGGACCACGGGGGCCACGGGGACCACGGGGACCACGCCGGGCACACGGGGCCCGCGCGGCGAGGCCGGACGGCGCGCGTTCGCCACCGAGGCCGTCCACGCCGGGCGCGAGGACCTTCCGGCCATGGGACTGCACGCCGTACCCCTGGATCTGTCGACGACCTATCCCTCGTACGACAGCCGCCAGGAGGCCGCCAGGATCGACGCGTTCGCCGCCACCGGCGCCCGGCCGGACGGCCCGCCCGTCTACGCCCGCCTGGACAATCCCACCGTGGCCCGCTTCGAGACCGCCCTGGCCCGGCTGGAGGGCACCGAGAGCGCGGTCGCGTTCGCCAGCGGCATGGCGGCGCTCAGCGCGTGTCTGCTGGCGCGCGGGTCCCAGGGGCTGCGGCATGTGGTCGCGGTCCGCCCGCTGTACGGGTGCAGCGACCATCTGCTGGACGCCGGGCTGCTGGGCACCGAGGTCACCTGGGTGGATCCGGCCGGGATCGCGGAGGCGATACGCCCCGACACCGGTCTCGTCATGGTCGAGACCCCGGCCAATCCGACGCTCGCCGAAGTCGATCTGCGGGCCGTCGCCCACTCCTGCGGTACGGTCCCGCTGCTCGCGGACAACACCTTCGCCACACCGGTGCTGCAGCGCCCGGCCGAGCGGGGCGCGAGCGCCGTACTGCACAGCGCCACCAAGTACCTCGGCGGACACGGCGATGTGATGGGCGGCGTGGTGGCCTGCGACGAGGAGTTCGCCCGGGCGCTGCGGCAGGTGCGGTTCGCCACCGGCGGGGTGCTGCATCCGCTCGCCGGATATCTGCTGCTGCGCGGACTGTCCACGCTGCCCGTACGGATGCGGGCCGCCTCGGCGACCGCGGCCGAGCTGGCCAGGCGGCTGGCCGCCGATCCCCGGGTGGCCCGCGTCCACTATCCGCGGATCGGCGGGGCGATGGTCGCCTTCGAGACCCGCGGCGATCCGCATGCGGTGATCTCCGGGGTGCGGCTGATCACCCCGGCGGTCAGCCTGGGCAGTGTGGACACCCTCATCCAGCACCCGGCCTCCATCAGCCACCGCATCGTGGCCGAGGGGGACCGCCACTCCTCGGGGATCGGCGACCGGCTGCTGCGGATGTCGGTCGGGCTCGAGGACGTCGCGGATGTCTGGCGCGACCTGGACCAGGCGCTCGACGGCGGCCCGGCGGGGCGCGGCGCCCACCGGGCGGAGCGCGCGGCCTACAGCGATGTCCCGGCCGGTCTCAGCGCGAGTGCGGCAGCGGGGGGACCGGTGCCGGTGCCGGGTCCAGGCGGGCGCTGA
- a CDS encoding GNAT family N-acetyltransferase — MTFRATPEHPSRHRPRWRRELVAWWSRRQDHAPPGSSPSPAADAHNAHAAGAPQTTTPEPTTLWRMRTTVRDEPGTLAALCAALAGHRVDILALQTHPLTDGTVDEFLLRAPEALPSVELTDAVAAAGGSDTWVERADAHDLVDAPTRALTLATRTALDAAELPLALRQLFGRCTIRSVPAKSFSGRSLESTPPAEGVLEETVMRLRDPSGGAIVIERPYLPFTPTEFARARALVELDARLGPRIPHDGDVLTLPEGNAITVRRADAGDLTAAREMHARCSPATLSLRYHGPVGDADRYLAHLLSPRFGRTLAAYTASGRLVALGHLLWDGDEAEVALIVEDEWQRRGVGGELLRRLVAMAAETGYGSVYAVTQSANTGMVTAMRSLELPLDYQIEQGTLVISARLDPAPAPVPPLPHSR; from the coding sequence ATGACATTTCGAGCGACCCCCGAGCACCCTTCCCGGCACCGCCCCCGCTGGCGGCGCGAGCTGGTCGCATGGTGGTCACGGCGCCAGGACCACGCACCCCCGGGCAGCTCACCCTCGCCCGCGGCCGACGCGCACAACGCCCACGCCGCGGGCGCCCCGCAGACCACGACCCCCGAGCCCACCACGCTGTGGCGGATGCGCACGACCGTAAGGGACGAGCCGGGCACCCTCGCCGCGCTGTGCGCGGCACTGGCCGGGCACCGGGTCGACATCCTGGCCCTGCAGACCCATCCGCTGACGGACGGCACGGTGGACGAATTCCTGCTGCGCGCGCCCGAGGCCCTGCCGTCCGTCGAGCTGACCGACGCCGTCGCGGCCGCGGGCGGCAGCGACACCTGGGTCGAGCGGGCCGACGCCCACGACCTGGTGGACGCGCCGACCCGGGCGCTGACCCTGGCCACCCGTACCGCCCTGGACGCCGCCGAACTCCCGCTCGCCCTGCGCCAGTTGTTCGGCCGCTGCACCATCCGCTCGGTTCCCGCCAAGTCCTTCAGCGGCCGCTCCCTGGAGAGCACACCGCCCGCCGAAGGTGTCCTGGAGGAGACCGTGATGCGGCTGCGCGACCCGTCCGGCGGCGCGATCGTCATCGAGCGGCCGTATCTGCCCTTCACCCCGACCGAGTTCGCCCGGGCCCGCGCGCTGGTCGAGCTGGACGCCCGGCTCGGCCCGCGGATCCCGCACGACGGTGATGTGCTGACGCTGCCCGAGGGCAACGCCATCACCGTGCGCCGCGCCGACGCCGGCGACCTGACCGCGGCCCGCGAGATGCACGCCCGCTGCTCCCCCGCGACGCTCTCGCTGCGCTACCACGGACCGGTCGGCGACGCCGACCGCTACCTCGCCCATCTGCTGAGCCCGCGCTTCGGCCGCACCCTGGCCGCGTACACCGCCTCCGGGCGGCTGGTCGCCCTCGGCCATCTGCTGTGGGACGGGGACGAGGCCGAGGTCGCCCTGATCGTCGAGGACGAGTGGCAGCGGCGCGGCGTCGGCGGGGAGCTGCTGCGGCGGCTGGTCGCGATGGCCGCCGAGACCGGCTACGGAAGCGTCTACGCCGTCACCCAGTCGGCCAACACCGGTATGGTGACCGCGATGCGCTCCCTCGAACTGCCGCTGGACTACCAGATCGAGCAGGGCACGCTGGTGATCAGCGCCCGCCTGGACCCGGCACCGGCACCGGTCCCCCCGCTGCCGCACTCGCGCTGA
- a CDS encoding DUF1990 family protein has product MGSTDAPDPASRLTYPEVGATRRWPLPAGYRRLRVRTRIGHGRGTFEAAGRAVMDWRMHRAVGVSIRAADPVATPGRPVVVGLGVGRLRLRAPCEVVWTVAEETRTGFAYGTLPGHPERGEESFLVDLEPDGSVVLTVTAFSRPDSWFSRAGGPLVPLFQRAYARRCGRVLRRWTVG; this is encoded by the coding sequence ATGGGATCCACCGACGCCCCCGACCCGGCCTCCCGTCTCACCTATCCGGAGGTGGGCGCCACCCGACGGTGGCCGCTGCCCGCCGGCTATCGCCGGCTACGGGTGCGGACCCGCATCGGCCACGGGCGGGGCACGTTCGAGGCGGCCGGGCGCGCGGTCATGGACTGGCGGATGCACCGGGCGGTGGGGGTGTCGATCCGCGCCGCGGATCCGGTCGCCACCCCCGGGCGGCCGGTCGTGGTGGGCCTGGGGGTCGGACGGCTGCGGCTGCGCGCGCCGTGCGAGGTGGTGTGGACGGTCGCGGAGGAGACCCGGACCGGCTTCGCGTACGGCACGCTGCCCGGCCATCCGGAGCGCGGCGAGGAGTCGTTCCTGGTGGACCTGGAGCCGGATGGCTCGGTGGTGCTGACGGTGACGGCGTTCAGCCGCCCGGATTCCTGGTTCAGCCGGGCCGGCGGGCCGCTGGTGCCGCTCTTCCAGCGGGCGTACGCACGGCGTTGCGGCAGGGTACTGCGCAGGTGGACGGTAGGGTGA